The nucleotide window CCTTCTGCAAGGCCTCGGCCGAATCGTAGGTGCTGATGAACGTGGCGACCGTGGTGCCGTTCTTCTCGGTGAAGGCGTAGGAGTTGCGGGACTCCGGCATGTCGGTGATCGGGTTGAGGTCCGCGTCGGCGAAGCCGTCGAGGAAGGTGAAGCCGTGGGGTTCGTCGACGGACTCGACCTTCCAGTAACCGCCGAACTTCTCGCCCTCCGGGCTGGTCATGTAGTAGGTCATCCGGCCACCCGGACGCAGGTCGTGATCGACGACGGTGGCCGGGTAGGTCGGCGGACCCCAGATCTTCTCGAGCTGGCGCGGGTCGGCGTAGATCTGCCACACGCGGTCGATCGGCGCCGCGAATTCGGCGTTGATGGTGATGGTGCGGGCGTCGAGGTCCGGCGTCACGTCGATGACAGGCATTGTTCAATCCTCCGATGGTGTTGTGGGTGAGGGTGATTCGATCGAGAGCAGATCGTCGATGCGGGCGATACGACCGCGCCACACCTGTTCGAGCTCGGTGAGCATCGCTGCCACCGAACGCACTGCCGCGACGTCGCCACTGGCCAGCTGCTCCCGCCCGTGACGACGTTTGGTGAGCAGGCCGGCCTTCTCCAGGACGGCGACGTGCTTCTGCACGGCCGCAAAGCTCATGTCGTATTTCGCGGCCAGTACCGAGACCGAGTGTTCACCGGCGAGCACACGTCGCAAGATGTCGCGACGGGTGCGGTCCGACAGCGCGTGGAACAGGGCGTCGGCCCGGTCCTCGTCTGTCGGTTCGCCTGCGTTCTCGGCCACATCTCAAACATACAACCAATCGGTTGTATGTCAAGAGGCTGTTGCGATCACGTCGGGCGCAACCATGGCCACTCTCGTTCGGTGGGCCTTGACTTGTCCCGACCACGCCAGCCTGCGCACGCCGTGGCGACACTCCCGTTCGGCACGGCTACACCAGAAACGAAGGACACCCACACGTGACCCGTCAGCTTCACCTCGGTGGATTCTTGATCGCCTCCCCCGTCACCCACTCGCACGCCGCATGGCGTCATCCCGGCTCGGTGACGGACTACTTCGGGCCCGACCACTATCACCGGGTGGGGCGCATCCTCGAACGCGGCAAGTTCGACTTCGCCTTCTTCGCCGACCTGCTCGCCGCACCGGTCCGATTCGGCGGCGATCAGTCCGAACCCTTCCGGCGGGGCACGCAGGCCGCGGCGACGATCGACCCGAGCCTGGTGGCGGCGAGCATCGCCGCGGTCACCACCCGACTCGGCATCGCGGTCACGAAGTCCACCACCTACTTCCACCCCTACGAGCTCGCGCGCGTCTTCGGCTCCCTCGACCACCTCACCCGCGGCCGCATCGCCTAAGACATCGTGACGTCGCTGTCGCAGGCCGAGGCCCAGAACTTCGGCTTCGACGACCACGTCGGACACGACGAGCGGTACGTGCGCGCCGAGGAGTTCGTCAGCACGGCGATCAAGCTGTGGTCGAGCTGGGACGCCGACGCCGTGACCGCGGACAAGGAGTCCGGCGTCTGGGCGGATCCGTCGAAGATCCACACCGTCGACCACGAGGGCACGCACTACCGGACGCGGGGGCCGCTCAACCAGCCCCGCTCACCGCAGCATCGCCCGGTGCTCATCCAGGCGGGATCGTCGAACACCGGCAAGGACTTCGCCGCGCGATGGGCCGAGGCGATCTTCGAGATCGACCCGACGCCGGAGGGTCGCCGTGCCTACTACGACGACGTGAAGTCGAGGGCCGTGAACTTCGGCCGAAATCCCGACCACGTCAAGATATTCCCGTCCTTCATCCCGTTCATCGGTGAGACCGAGTCGATCGCCCGGGAGAAGCAGGCGTTCCACAACGAGCTCGCCGACCCGATCTCGGGCCTGATCACCCTGTCGGTCCACACCGACCACGATTTCTCCGCCTACGATCTCGACGCCCCCGTCGAAGACGTTCAGGTGAGCGGCACCCAGGGGCTGTTCGACGTCGCCCGACGCCTCTCCGAGCGCGACAGACTCACCCTCCGAGACATCGGCAAACTGTATGCGCAGGGAGTTCTGCTGCCACAGTTCGTCGGTACGGCCGCCGACGTCGCGGACCAGATCGAGGAGTCCTTCACCGGCGGCGAGGCCGACGGATTCATCGTCTCGAGCGCCCAGACCCCCGGCACCTTCAACGACTTCGTCGACTACGTGGTCCCCGAGTTGCAGCGCCGCGGACTGTTCCGCACCGAGTACGAGGGCGCGACCCTGCGCGAACACCTCGGGCTCGGGAGCGCCGAGGAGGACCTGCCCGCGGACATCCGCGGGGTCGACACCCGGCTGGCGGGCTGACCTCAGCGCTCGGTGACCCGCCCGCCGTCGACGTCCCAGTGCCGGTCGACGTGCACGTTCTGCAGCATGCGCCGATCGTGTGTCACGAGAAGCACTGCGCCGTCGTAGGAGTCGAGGGCGGACTCGAGTTGTTCGATCGCGGGCAGGTCGAGGTGGTTGGTCGGCTCGTCGAGCACCAGGACGTTGGTGCCACGCGCCTGCAACAGTGCGAGGCCGGCCCGGGTGCGCTCGCCGGGCGACAGGTCTCCCACCGGACGGTCGACGTGGTCGGCGCGCAGACCGAACTTGGCGAGCAGAGTCCGCACGTCCGCGGTGGACAATTCGGGAACGAGGGCCTCGAACCGTTCGGCGAGCGGCCGGGGCCCGGTGAATTGACCACGCGCCTGGTCGATCTCACCGATCGCGACGTTGGCGCCGAGCTGGGCACTCCCCTCGTCGGGTTCGACCCGCCCGAGGAGCAGTCGCAGCAGCGTCGTCTTACCGGCGCCGTTGTGGCCGGTGATGCCGATGCGCTCGCCGGCGTTCACCTGCAATGACACCGGACCCAGTACGAAATCACCCTGCCGCACAACCGCTCCGTTGAGTGTGGCGACCACCGAGCTGGAGCGAGGCGCGGAGCCGATGGTGAACTCGAGCACCCATTCCTTGCGCGGTTCGGCGACCTCGTCCAGCCGCGCGATCCGGCTCTCCATCTGCCGGACCTTCTGCGCCTGCTTCTCACTCGATTCGGTTGCGGCGCGGCGTCGTATCTTGTCGTTGTCCGGCGCCTTGCGGATGGCATTGCGGACGCCTTGACTCGACCACTCCCGTTGCGTCCTCGCCCGGGACACGAGATCGGCCTTCTTGGCCGCGAACTCCTCGTACTCCTCGCGGCGGTGACGCCGGGCGACGGCCCGCTCCTCCAGGTAGCTCTCGTAACCGCCTCCGTAGACGGTGTTGGTGTGTTGCGCGAGATCGAGTTCGAGGACCCGGGTGACGCTGCGCGCGAGGAACTCTCGATCGTGACTGACCAGGACGACGCCACCGCGCATCCCGGCCACGACCTCCTCCAGTCGCGCGAGACCGTCGAGGTCGAGGTCGTTGGTCGGTTCGTCGAGGAGCACGATGTCGAACCGCGAGCACAGCAGCGCGGCCAGCCCGACCCGCGCGGCCTGACCGCCGGACAGATCCGTCATCAGGGTGGCGTCCGGGTCGATGACGCCGTCGCCGAGCCCGAGATCGGCGAGGACCGCGGGCAACCGCTCGTCGAGATCGGCGGCCCCGGTGGCCAGCCAGTGGTCGAGCGCGGCGGCATACGTCTCGGCCGGGTCTCCCGAGACCGTCACGTCCGGGTCGGCCAGCGCGTCGGCCGCGGCGTCCATCGCCGCGGTGGCCTCTGCACAGCCGGT belongs to Gordonia sp. KTR9 and includes:
- a CDS encoding SRPBCC family protein; protein product: MPVIDVTPDLDARTITINAEFAAPIDRVWQIYADPRQLEKIWGPPTYPATVVDHDLRPGGRMTYYMTSPEGEKFGGYWKVESVDEPHGFTFLDGFADADLNPITDMPESRNSYAFTEKNGTTVATFISTYDSAEALQKVLDMGVVEGASSAINQIDDFLAAA
- a CDS encoding ArsR/SmtB family transcription factor translates to MAENAGEPTDEDRADALFHALSDRTRRDILRRVLAGEHSVSVLAAKYDMSFAAVQKHVAVLEKAGLLTKRRHGREQLASGDVAAVRSVAAMLTELEQVWRGRIARIDDLLSIESPSPTTPSED
- a CDS encoding ABC-F family ATP-binding cassette domain-containing protein, encoding MTATLVAKDVAGGYAHRVLFDHLDLTVAPGDVVGVVGANGAGKTTLLRVLAGDLAPLEGTVTRAPADAFVGWLPQEHERLPGEVVRAYVARRTGCAEATAAMDAAADALADPDVTVSGDPAETYAAALDHWLATGAADLDERLPAVLADLGLGDGVIDPDATLMTDLSGGQAARVGLAALLCSRFDIVLLDEPTNDLDLDGLARLEEVVAGMRGGVVLVSHDREFLARSVTRVLELDLAQHTNTVYGGGYESYLEERAVARRHRREEYEEFAAKKADLVSRARTQREWSSQGVRNAIRKAPDNDKIRRRAATESSEKQAQKVRQMESRIARLDEVAEPRKEWVLEFTIGSAPRSSSVVATLNGAVVRQGDFVLGPVSLQVNAGERIGITGHNGAGKTTLLRLLLGRVEPDEGSAQLGANVAIGEIDQARGQFTGPRPLAERFEALVPELSTADVRTLLAKFGLRADHVDRPVGDLSPGERTRAGLALLQARGTNVLVLDEPTNHLDLPAIEQLESALDSYDGAVLLVTHDRRMLQNVHVDRHWDVDGGRVTER